The Psychrilyobacter piezotolerans genome has a segment encoding these proteins:
- a CDS encoding Ppx/GppA phosphatase family protein: MTKAHIKKTKAVIDIGTNSCRLFIGELEDGKITNKILKLMEITRLGQDVDKTGVLRKDAMDRTIETLKLYREKIDEYGIEEIKVTATSATRDSENREEFISRVKATTNFDIHCITGEEEGKLSFSGAVSEFDEKIMVFDIGGGSTEFILGDKNNIEYIESFNVGAVRLGEKFFKKKDNLLSGEVWVKEILKKLSKYKDRSFTLVGVAGTVTTHVSVLLGMEEYDTDRVHMYRLTKKEILKNLDTFLSKSLEERKKIAGLHPKRAGVIIPGTYLLLWIMEILERDEIIVSESDILEGMMMDD, translated from the coding sequence ATGACTAAGGCCCATATAAAAAAAACTAAGGCTGTGATCGATATCGGGACTAATTCATGCAGGTTATTCATAGGTGAATTGGAAGATGGAAAAATTACCAATAAAATATTAAAATTAATGGAAATAACAAGGCTGGGGCAGGATGTGGATAAGACCGGGGTTTTAAGGAAGGATGCTATGGACAGAACCATAGAGACGCTGAAACTCTACAGGGAAAAAATAGATGAATATGGTATAGAAGAGATAAAGGTTACTGCAACTTCTGCTACCCGTGACTCTGAAAACAGGGAGGAATTTATCTCCCGGGTGAAGGCCACGACAAATTTCGATATCCACTGTATCACAGGAGAAGAAGAGGGAAAATTGAGTTTTTCCGGAGCTGTATCTGAATTTGATGAAAAAATTATGGTATTTGATATAGGCGGCGGGAGTACCGAATTTATCTTAGGGGATAAAAACAATATTGAATATATAGAGAGTTTCAATGTAGGTGCAGTAAGGCTGGGAGAAAAATTCTTTAAGAAAAAAGATAACCTTTTAAGTGGTGAAGTCTGGGTAAAAGAAATCTTAAAAAAACTGTCTAAGTATAAAGATCGGTCATTTACATTGGTAGGAGTAGCCGGGACCGTTACTACCCATGTCAGTGTACTCCTGGGGATGGAGGAGTATGATACCGACAGGGTTCACATGTACAGGCTGACTAAAAAAGAGATCTTAAAAAATCTGGATACATTTTTAAGTAAATCCCTGGAAGAGAGAAAAAAAATAGCAGGTCTGCATCCAAAGAGAGCAGGGGTAATCATCCCGGGAACCTATCTGTTGTTGTGGATAATGGAAATTTTGGAAAGGGATGAAATTATAGTTTCAGAATCGGATATCTTGGAGGGAATGATGATGGATGACTAA
- a CDS encoding winged helix-turn-helix transcriptional regulator, which yields MYRWNNKEYKCPIETTIDVLGGKWRSLIVWHLNKEVLRFSEVQKIVPGISKKVLSEHLKELEKNGFIERKVYPEVPPRVEYKITPKGRGLGEILDLMEKWGRNILETEGEKID from the coding sequence ATGTATAGATGGAACAATAAGGAATATAAGTGCCCTATAGAAACTACAATAGATGTATTAGGAGGGAAATGGAGATCACTTATTGTATGGCATCTTAATAAAGAGGTCTTAAGATTTAGTGAAGTGCAAAAGATAGTTCCCGGCATAAGTAAAAAAGTATTATCTGAACACCTAAAGGAATTAGAAAAAAATGGGTTTATAGAAAGGAAAGTCTATCCGGAAGTTCCTCCTAGAGTAGAGTATAAAATAACACCTAAAGGGAGAGGTCTTGGAGAGATACTGGATCTTATGGAAAAATGGGGAAGAAATATTCTTGAAACAGAGGGAGAAAAAATAGATTAA
- a CDS encoding TIGR00266 family protein has protein sequence MSADIIDYEIKGEGIQLVEIELDPGEGVRAEAGAMTYMEDGIDMQTKNKGGLFGGFKRMITGTSFFITTFLNEGNQKSRVGFSAPYPGQIIPIDLKKFNGEFLCQKDSYLCSANGIDIDVAFTKRLGAGFFGGEGFILQKLRGNGMAFIHAGGTIVEKKLAHGETLRVDTGCVVGFESSVNYDIRFVGGFKNAMFGKEGLFLATLQGPGTVYIQSMPISKLAERLSAAVGSNRGQSNSSGDMLAGGIAGGILGSMFGGDND, from the coding sequence ATGTCAGCAGATATAATAGATTACGAAATTAAAGGTGAAGGAATCCAGTTAGTGGAGATAGAGTTAGATCCCGGGGAGGGAGTGAGAGCAGAGGCAGGAGCTATGACCTACATGGAAGACGGAATAGATATGCAGACAAAAAACAAGGGTGGACTCTTTGGCGGTTTCAAGAGAATGATAACTGGGACGAGTTTCTTCATCACAACATTTTTAAATGAAGGGAATCAAAAATCAAGAGTTGGATTTTCTGCACCATACCCGGGGCAGATAATTCCCATAGATCTAAAAAAATTCAACGGAGAATTTTTATGTCAGAAAGATTCCTATCTGTGTTCGGCCAATGGAATAGATATAGATGTGGCTTTCACTAAAAGATTGGGAGCAGGATTCTTTGGGGGAGAGGGATTTATCCTTCAAAAATTAAGAGGAAATGGGATGGCCTTTATCCATGCAGGGGGAACCATAGTTGAAAAAAAATTAGCTCACGGGGAAACTCTGAGAGTGGATACAGGCTGTGTTGTAGGATTTGAATCCAGTGTAAACTACGATATTAGATTTGTAGGAGGCTTTAAAAATGCCATGTTCGGTAAAGAAGGATTGTTTTTGGCCACTTTACAGGGGCCTGGAACTGTATACATCCAGTCTATGCCAATATCAAAATTAGCTGAAAGACTAAGTGCAGCAGTGGGAAGTAATAGGGGACAGAGTAACAGCAGCGGAGACATGCTGGCTGGAGGAATAGCAGGGGGAATATTAGGAAGTATGTTTGGTGGAGACAATGACTAA
- a CDS encoding GNAT family N-acetyltransferase, whose protein sequence is MKKYYLKDKREYLIREMDPADAKNFINYRNTLADESTYLRASKSELDLNLEDQTKSIRNFMDSDNQYSIIAELDGILIGNLQFRGGNHQRTRHAGEFGISVLKDYWGNGIGYNLLSHLIEWARDNNIIKKINLEVREDNRSAIDLYKKLGFELEGTIRKNFFADGKYYDSYIMGMTFE, encoded by the coding sequence ATGAAAAAATATTATTTAAAAGATAAGAGGGAATACTTAATTCGGGAGATGGATCCTGCAGATGCTAAAAATTTTATAAACTACAGAAATACTTTAGCAGATGAATCCACTTATCTGAGAGCTTCTAAGTCGGAGTTAGATCTCAATTTAGAAGATCAGACTAAATCTATCCGCAATTTCATGGATTCTGATAACCAATACTCCATCATTGCAGAATTGGATGGAATTCTCATAGGAAACCTGCAGTTTAGAGGAGGAAATCATCAGAGGACCCGGCATGCAGGTGAATTTGGGATAAGTGTATTAAAGGATTATTGGGGCAATGGAATCGGATACAACCTCCTGTCTCACCTTATTGAGTGGGCCAGAGATAATAATATAATAAAAAAAATTAATCTGGAAGTCCGGGAAGATAACAGGAGCGCTATTGATCTATATAAAAAATTAGGCTTTGAACTGGAAGGAACAATCAGGAAAAATTTCTTTGCTGACGGTAAATATTATGATTCATATATAATGGGGATGACCTTTGAGTAA
- a CDS encoding acylphosphatase — protein sequence MTKKYIVYGRVQGVGFRYFVQELAKKLKFNGRVKNLFDGSVEVVIDSSRHEEILKEIKKGNFFSHVDEIKEIETLETTYEDFKVLY from the coding sequence ATGACTAAAAAATATATTGTTTACGGCCGAGTACAGGGAGTAGGATTCAGGTATTTTGTTCAGGAATTAGCCAAGAAATTAAAATTTAACGGACGGGTAAAAAATTTGTTTGATGGAAGTGTAGAAGTAGTCATAGACAGCAGCAGACATGAAGAGATATTGAAGGAGATTAAAAAGGGTAATTTTTTTAGTCATGTGGATGAAATAAAAGAGATTGAAACTTTAGAGACTACTTATGAGGATTTTAAAGTTTTATATTAA
- a CDS encoding ABC transporter ATP-binding protein: MMEAINKRSSINIIKNIWLFLNPFKGTIAVIFISIIAISGLEVYLPVMQKIAIDDFILRGSIQGINLFLIKYMGITMSLLILVYLFISLGGKVEMALVYSLREKAFEKLQYQSFSYFDENADGWIMARMTSDIRKIGEIAAWGFVDMIWSIGFLSGILVMMFRLNYKLALVLVFLLPVLVVISIYFQTKILRTQRDVRKINSLITGAYNEGILGAKTSKILVNEEKNIHEFENLTSRMNRSSVRAAMITAIYLPMVIGLNSVGLVAVLGVGQKFISNGVISVGTLVLFINYTMMFFNPIKEFSRVFAEMQSAHASFERVLELIHSNLEIKDSEEIIEKYGDICEKKIHNWEKIDGNVEFKNVNFRYNNGKLILKNFNLKISSGETIALVGETGSGKSTIVNLACRFYEPTEGSVLIDGIDYRKRSQSWLHHNLGYVLQTPHLFSGTIKDNISYGRRDAAFEEVVGAAKLVKAHDFIHKLTHGYDTEVGEGGNNLSTGQKQLISFARAVLKNPSIFILDEATSSIDAESEKIIQDATDILLHGRTSFIIAHRLSTIINADRILVIKNGNIIEEGDHNFLMNKKGTYFTLYTHQFTQDEESKLIGGISI; the protein is encoded by the coding sequence ATGATGGAAGCTATAAATAAAAGATCATCTATAAACATCATAAAGAATATATGGTTGTTTCTAAACCCCTTTAAGGGAACGATTGCTGTGATCTTTATCAGTATAATTGCTATTTCCGGCCTGGAAGTTTATCTCCCTGTCATGCAGAAAATTGCCATAGATGATTTTATCCTCCGGGGAAGTATACAGGGAATAAATTTATTTTTAATAAAATATATGGGGATCACCATGAGTTTATTAATTTTAGTCTATCTATTTATCTCCCTGGGGGGGAAAGTCGAGATGGCACTGGTTTACTCCCTCAGGGAAAAGGCTTTTGAAAAATTACAATACCAGTCATTTTCATATTTTGATGAAAATGCCGATGGATGGATAATGGCAAGGATGACCTCTGATATTAGAAAAATAGGGGAAATTGCAGCCTGGGGATTCGTAGATATGATCTGGAGTATCGGGTTTCTCAGCGGGATCTTAGTCATGATGTTTAGACTAAACTATAAACTTGCCCTGGTCCTCGTCTTTCTGCTCCCGGTTTTAGTTGTGATAAGTATCTATTTCCAGACCAAAATTTTGAGAACACAAAGAGATGTTCGAAAAATTAATTCCCTTATAACCGGGGCATATAACGAGGGTATTTTAGGGGCTAAAACATCTAAAATCCTGGTAAATGAAGAAAAAAATATCCATGAATTTGAAAATTTAACCTCTCGAATGAATAGAAGTTCTGTGAGAGCAGCTATGATAACTGCTATTTACCTTCCTATGGTTATAGGACTCAATAGTGTCGGACTTGTGGCAGTTTTAGGAGTCGGCCAAAAATTTATTTCAAATGGAGTGATCAGTGTTGGAACCCTGGTTCTTTTCATCAATTATACTATGATGTTTTTCAATCCTATAAAAGAATTTTCCCGAGTCTTTGCTGAAATGCAGTCAGCTCATGCCTCTTTTGAAAGGGTATTAGAACTTATCCATTCCAACCTTGAAATTAAAGATTCTGAGGAAATAATAGAAAAATACGGGGACATCTGTGAGAAAAAAATTCATAACTGGGAAAAAATAGATGGGAATGTTGAATTCAAAAATGTCAATTTTAGATATAACAACGGGAAACTTATCCTTAAAAACTTCAACCTAAAGATATCTTCTGGAGAAACCATAGCCCTTGTAGGAGAAACAGGGTCTGGAAAATCCACAATCGTAAATCTTGCATGCAGATTTTATGAGCCAACAGAGGGAAGTGTTCTTATAGATGGTATAGATTATAGGAAAAGATCCCAAAGCTGGCTCCATCATAACTTAGGTTATGTACTTCAGACCCCTCACCTATTCAGCGGCACTATAAAAGATAATATCTCCTACGGCAGGAGGGATGCGGCATTTGAAGAGGTCGTAGGAGCAGCCAAATTAGTGAAAGCACACGATTTTATTCATAAACTTACCCATGGTTATGATACAGAAGTAGGAGAGGGGGGAAATAACCTTTCTACCGGACAAAAACAACTGATCTCCTTTGCCAGAGCTGTCCTTAAAAATCCCAGTATATTCATCTTAGATGAGGCTACATCCTCTATCGATGCAGAAAGTGAAAAGATCATTCAGGATGCTACCGACATCCTTTTACACGGACGAACCAGCTTTATAATTGCTCACAGACTCTCAACCATAATTAATGCCGACAGAATCTTAGTCATAAAGAATGGAAATATTATAGAAGAAGGAGATCATAACTTTTTAATGAATAAAAAAGGAACCTACTTCACCCTTTACACCCACCAGTTTACCCAGGATGAAGAATCAAAATTAATTGGAGGAATATCAATATGA
- a CDS encoding SDR family NAD(P)-dependent oxidoreductase yields MKKIVLITGASSGIGRATALRYAEKSYDLILVARRMDKLEELKNEILGFKNIEIKLLQMDISDSEEVKNKINSLEDRWKQIDILVNSAGLALGMDKIHESEYSSFDNVIDVNIKGLLYVSKTVIPLMLEAKLDGHVVNLGSTAGRVAYSGGGVYCASKAAVKTLSDAMRIDLIDTPIRVTNIEPGMVETPFSNVRFRGDDKKAENVYKGIEALTSEDVAEVIVYTTSLPQNIQVCELMLTPNKQATGRDIYKQMD; encoded by the coding sequence ATGAAAAAAATTGTTTTAATTACAGGAGCTAGTTCGGGAATAGGGAGAGCTACGGCACTTAGATATGCAGAAAAGTCTTATGATTTGATCTTGGTGGCTAGAAGAATGGATAAATTAGAGGAACTAAAAAATGAGATACTTGGATTTAAAAATATTGAAATTAAACTTCTGCAAATGGATATATCCGATTCAGAAGAAGTAAAAAATAAGATAAATTCATTGGAAGACAGATGGAAGCAGATAGACATATTGGTAAACTCAGCCGGATTGGCATTGGGAATGGATAAGATCCACGAAAGTGAATACAGCTCATTTGACAATGTTATAGATGTAAATATAAAGGGGCTGCTATATGTGTCTAAAACAGTAATACCTCTCATGTTGGAAGCAAAACTAGATGGGCATGTGGTAAATTTAGGGTCTACAGCAGGCAGGGTAGCATATTCAGGTGGAGGAGTTTATTGTGCCAGTAAAGCAGCAGTAAAAACCTTATCCGATGCAATGAGGATAGACCTTATAGATACACCTATCAGGGTAACGAATATAGAGCCGGGAATGGTAGAAACTCCATTTTCAAATGTCAGGTTCAGGGGAGACGATAAAAAAGCTGAAAATGTATACAAAGGAATAGAAGCCCTGACTTCGGAGGACGTAGCCGAAGTTATTGTATATACGACTTCATTGCCGCAAAATATCCAGGTGTGTGAGCTGATGCTGACTCCGAATAAGCAGGCTACAGGGCGAGATATCTATAAGCAAATGGATTAG
- a CDS encoding ABC transporter ATP-binding protein has translation MNYLNKIYTYTEGYRRVYFLSTLAVFGATVFSLLTPLIIKYIIDIIIQNFDLSDSYFEKSMDFFVGKSLLNTGILIFFVAFFQGGCLYFKGKLSSIASEGIVKTVKDKLYTQLQNVKYSYFNKVETGDLLQRCTSDVETIRKFLAIQLVEVVNIILMIIIIFFILINLNLKLSIIVLSIIPLMFIFSLYFFIVVKKYFKISDEAEAKLSTILQENIHGVRVVKAFASEDLEIKKFRCSNKHYSHVTYKLIRLFAYYWPISSFFSFVQMGLVLFLGIKWAVSGTITMGTVIAFGMYVWQLEFPVRNLGRILSDFGKASISFERIEEILDSETDFNENENLKKPQIKGKIVFENVRFSYIDKPILNGISFDLDIGETLGILGPTGSGKSSLIHLITRLYDYDSGSIKIDGVELKEIDKKWIRKNIGLVLQETFLFAKNVRENIGITKKILDDCDIFTAAKTASIHEGILNFKEGYETQVGEKGVSLSGGQKQRIAIARTIINNHKILIFDDSLSAVDIETDASIRRELKKKHSSSTTIIISHRISSIMDADKIMVLEGGKISAYGTHNQLKDRDGLYKRILKIQKDGMKEGI, from the coding sequence ATGAATTATTTAAACAAAATCTATACTTATACAGAGGGATACCGCAGGGTTTATTTTCTTTCCACCCTTGCTGTTTTTGGAGCTACTGTATTTTCCCTGTTAACCCCCCTTATCATTAAATATATAATAGATATTATAATACAAAACTTTGATCTTTCAGACTCCTATTTTGAGAAATCCATGGATTTTTTCGTAGGAAAAAGTCTTTTAAATACAGGTATTCTTATATTTTTCGTTGCTTTTTTTCAGGGTGGTTGTCTATATTTTAAAGGAAAATTATCCAGCATAGCTTCTGAAGGCATAGTAAAGACCGTCAAAGATAAGCTGTATACCCAGCTTCAAAATGTTAAATACAGTTATTTTAATAAGGTAGAAACAGGAGATCTGCTCCAAAGGTGCACCTCCGATGTAGAAACAATTCGAAAATTTCTGGCCATACAGCTGGTTGAAGTAGTAAATATTATTTTAATGATTATAATTATTTTTTTTATACTCATTAATTTAAATTTAAAACTTTCCATCATTGTGTTATCTATAATTCCCCTGATGTTTATATTTTCCCTGTATTTTTTTATTGTTGTAAAAAAATATTTTAAAATCTCCGACGAAGCTGAAGCTAAGTTATCGACTATCCTCCAGGAGAATATCCACGGGGTCCGGGTAGTAAAGGCTTTTGCCAGTGAAGATTTAGAGATAAAAAAATTTCGGTGTTCCAATAAACATTATAGTCATGTCACCTATAAACTTATCCGGTTATTTGCCTACTACTGGCCTATTTCGTCATTTTTTTCCTTTGTACAGATGGGTTTGGTGCTTTTCTTGGGGATTAAATGGGCTGTAAGCGGAACTATTACTATGGGGACTGTCATCGCTTTTGGAATGTATGTATGGCAGCTGGAATTTCCTGTAAGAAATTTGGGACGGATACTCAGTGATTTTGGCAAGGCAAGTATCTCCTTTGAGAGAATAGAGGAGATCTTAGACAGCGAGACTGATTTTAATGAAAATGAAAACTTAAAGAAACCCCAAATCAAAGGGAAGATAGTCTTTGAAAATGTTAGGTTTTCCTATATAGATAAACCTATATTAAACGGAATTTCTTTTGATTTAGATATAGGTGAAACTTTAGGTATATTAGGACCTACAGGAAGCGGAAAGTCCTCCCTTATCCACCTGATTACAAGGTTATACGACTATGACAGCGGTTCTATAAAAATTGATGGTGTAGAGTTAAAGGAGATCGATAAAAAATGGATAAGAAAAAACATTGGCCTGGTCCTGCAGGAAACCTTTCTCTTTGCAAAAAATGTCAGAGAAAATATCGGGATCACTAAAAAAATCCTGGATGACTGTGATATTTTTACTGCTGCAAAAACTGCCTCCATCCATGAAGGAATTTTGAATTTTAAAGAGGGATATGAGACCCAGGTAGGAGAAAAAGGAGTTTCTCTTTCAGGAGGCCAGAAACAAAGGATAGCCATTGCCAGGACCATTATTAATAACCATAAAATATTAATCTTTGATGATTCCCTAAGTGCAGTGGATATAGAAACAGATGCCTCAATCAGAAGGGAGCTCAAGAAAAAACACAGTTCTTCAACAACAATAATCATCTCCCATAGGATCTCCTCCATTATGGACGCCGATAAAATAATGGTCTTAGAAGGTGGAAAAATTAGTGCCTATGGTACTCATAATCAATTAAAGGATAGAGACGGCCTCTATAAAAGAATTTTAAAGATCCAGAAAGACGGGATGAAGGAAGGGATTTAA
- a CDS encoding toxin-antitoxin system YwqK family antitoxin, which produces MKQLLLILIISISLMSYGKTIDKEQLQTRNGVYFETNQETPYTGEAIAYYENGKIKFKGSYKDGLRKGEWIAYNENGKIKAKANFKDGGKKGEWIAYNENGKIEGKGNYKDGGKKGEWVTYNETGKIEGKGNYKDGGENWEWITYNENGKIKGKGNYKDGGKKGEWVTYNETGKIEGKGNYKDGEKKVKELPITKMDVSKLKEILKMGK; this is translated from the coding sequence ATGAAACAATTATTATTAATATTAATAATTAGTATAAGTTTGATGAGTTATGGAAAAACAATTGATAAAGAGCAATTACAAACCAGAAACGGTGTGTATTTTGAAACAAATCAAGAAACTCCATACACAGGGGAAGCTATTGCCTATTACGAAAATGGGAAAATCAAATTTAAAGGAAGTTATAAAGATGGATTAAGAAAAGGGGAATGGATTGCCTATAATGAAAATGGAAAAATCAAAGCTAAAGCAAATTTTAAAGATGGGGGAAAAAAAGGAGAATGGATTGCCTATAATGAAAATGGAAAAATCGAAGGTAAAGGAAATTATAAAGATGGGGGAAAAAAAGGAGAATGGGTTACCTATAATGAAACTGGAAAAATCGAAGGAAAAGGGAATTATAAAGATGGGGGTGAAAACTGGGAATGGATTACCTATAATGAAAATGGAAAAATCAAAGGTAAAGGAAATTATAAAGATGGGGGGAAAAAAGGAGAATGGGTTACCTATAATGAAACTGGAAAAATCGAAGGAAAAGGGAATTATAAAGATGGAGAAAAAAAGGTAAAGGAATTACCTATTACGAAAATGGACGTATCAAAGTTAAAGGAAATTTTAAAGATGGGAAAATAA
- a CDS encoding carbon-nitrogen hydrolase family protein, with amino-acid sequence MNNFNKNLKIAVAQISSIKGDVSVNINLHLKAIKKAKTEDISIIVFPELSLTGYEPEIAEYLAFKIDDIRLLPLIEAAKDNNMYLVVGAPIKKDELLQIGAIIISPKGEVSTYSKMNLHSGENAYFSSGKSHVFLEIENKKIAIAICADTNNPEHVKKCVNEGADIYLAGVLITENGYQADTKKLKDYALNHKILVGMANHNAPTGGWEPIGKSSIWSPIGDVVMTNNKNSLVIAEEIERRWIGKSIEI; translated from the coding sequence ATGAATAATTTTAATAAAAACCTGAAAATAGCAGTTGCTCAAATATCATCTATTAAAGGTGATGTTTCAGTTAATATAAATCTTCATTTAAAAGCTATAAAAAAAGCAAAGACTGAAGATATATCAATTATTGTATTTCCTGAATTATCATTAACTGGCTATGAGCCTGAAATAGCAGAATATCTGGCATTTAAAATTGATGATATTCGATTATTGCCGCTGATTGAAGCAGCTAAAGATAATAATATGTATCTAGTAGTAGGAGCTCCTATAAAAAAAGATGAATTATTACAAATCGGTGCTATTATTATTTCACCCAAAGGGGAAGTTTCTACTTATTCTAAAATGAATCTTCACTCTGGAGAGAATGCATATTTTTCTTCAGGTAAATCCCATGTATTTTTAGAGATAGAAAATAAAAAGATAGCTATTGCTATTTGTGCTGACACTAATAATCCAGAACATGTAAAAAAATGTGTTAATGAAGGTGCTGATATATATTTGGCAGGGGTTCTTATAACTGAGAATGGATATCAAGCTGATACTAAGAAATTAAAAGATTATGCTTTAAATCATAAAATATTAGTTGGTATGGCAAATCACAATGCACCAACTGGTGGATGGGAACCTATTGGGAAAAGTTCTATTTGGAGTCCAATTGGAGATGTAGTGATGACAAACAACAAAAATTCATTAGTCATTGCAGAAGAAATTGAGAGGAGATGGATAGGAAAGAGTATAGAGATATAA
- a CDS encoding GTP pyrophosphokinase codes for MADITHWVEEFEDHMQEYEIFIFHLQQKVEKILKDNNIFYVKTEARVKSLESFKRKLEIKKDKYENPLEEMTDILGIRIITYYREDLDSILNLLKENFKIDYKNSTNKLKSLKYNEMGYLSLHYICKYKACQKNLFGCHDFKFEVQIRTALQHIWAQIDHQLRYKTLVKIPNKVQRKLFRISAMLESIDDEFDSIKHDVQVVENFYKDRFNEKEYSLRLDISSINFYLKYNDKFIRSICKKLGVFHFNNFEVAKEENLEKKLITFALQFNKNRVIYIEELVNSIYKNTGLILENLDENTLKKINYLVNSSCSFIITFLHLLHEEPQKLKELYKLEDSSLEKIRDLRKIILLGEPN; via the coding sequence ATGGCCGACATTACCCACTGGGTTGAAGAATTTGAAGACCATATGCAGGAATATGAAATATTTATATTCCACCTGCAGCAAAAAGTTGAAAAAATTCTAAAAGACAATAATATCTTCTATGTAAAGACAGAAGCTCGTGTAAAAAGTCTCGAAAGTTTCAAAAGGAAATTAGAGATAAAAAAAGATAAGTATGAAAATCCATTGGAAGAGATGACAGATATCCTGGGTATTCGTATAATTACCTATTATAGGGAAGATCTCGACAGTATTTTAAACCTCCTCAAAGAAAATTTTAAGATCGATTATAAAAACTCAACGAATAAACTTAAAAGTTTAAAATATAATGAGATGGGCTACCTCTCTCTCCACTATATCTGCAAATATAAGGCTTGTCAAAAAAATCTTTTTGGGTGCCATGATTTTAAATTTGAAGTACAGATACGGACTGCCCTACAGCATATTTGGGCTCAGATAGATCATCAATTGAGATATAAAACCCTTGTTAAAATACCCAATAAAGTTCAAAGAAAATTATTTAGAATTAGTGCCATGTTAGAAAGTATCGATGATGAATTTGATTCTATTAAACACGACGTTCAGGTAGTTGAAAATTTTTATAAGGACAGATTTAATGAAAAAGAATACAGCCTTCGTCTGGATATTTCCAGTATCAATTTTTATCTGAAATACAACGACAAGTTTATAAGATCTATCTGTAAAAAGTTAGGTGTCTTTCATTTTAATAATTTTGAAGTAGCCAAAGAGGAGAATTTAGAGAAAAAATTGATTACATTTGCACTGCAGTTCAACAAAAACAGAGTTATTTATATTGAAGAATTAGTTAACAGTATCTATAAAAATACAGGCCTTATCCTGGAAAACTTAGATGAAAATACCTTAAAAAAAATAAACTATCTGGTTAATTCCAGCTGTTCTTTTATCATAACGTTTTTACACTTACTTCATGAAGAACCTCAAAAATTAAAAGAACTTTATAAATTAGAAGATTCCAGTTTAGAAAAAATAAGGGATCTCAGAAAAATCATCTTATTGGGGGAACCTAATTAA
- a CDS encoding lactoylglutathione lyase family protein codes for MRYPRAFSHIGITVSDLDKAVKFYEEVMGWYIIMKPSEVVEEKVTAIGQMCIDVFGEGWGTFRIAHLSTADGIGIELFEFPNNNNQPQAEFKPFQTGVFHFSVKDPDVEGLAAKIVECGGKQRMPIREYYPEDKPYRMVYMEDPFGNIIEIYSHSYELHYGAGAYQHELHN; via the coding sequence ATGAGGTATCCAAGAGCATTTTCACATATTGGAATTACAGTGTCAGATTTAGATAAAGCCGTTAAGTTTTATGAAGAGGTTATGGGGTGGTATATTATTATGAAACCCAGTGAAGTAGTAGAAGAAAAGGTAACAGCAATAGGTCAGATGTGCATAGATGTCTTTGGTGAAGGATGGGGTACATTTAGAATAGCCCATCTTTCTACTGCAGATGGTATAGGAATTGAGTTATTCGAATTTCCTAATAACAACAATCAACCTCAAGCTGAGTTTAAGCCTTTCCAAACTGGTGTATTCCACTTCTCGGTAAAAGATCCAGATGTAGAAGGTTTAGCAGCTAAAATCGTAGAATGTGGCGGAAAACAACGAATGCCAATAAGAGAATACTACCCAGAAGATAAGCCATACAGAATGGTTTATATGGAAGATCCTTTTGGAAATATTATAGAAATTTATTCTCATTCATATGAACTTCACTATGGTGCCGGTGCATACCAACATGAACTACATAATTAA